A stretch of the Panicum virgatum strain AP13 chromosome 9N, P.virgatum_v5, whole genome shotgun sequence genome encodes the following:
- the LOC120688218 gene encoding uncharacterized mitochondrial carrier C1442.03 codes for MPDAPWRREPDHRSVHGAPFKTLNEKSNASATMEASPSSPPALGATTAATAGVGGRSSNPLLPSPDLTDFFVWREFVWGGIAGAFGEGMMHPVDTLKTRLQSQAIMTGAKAQKNIFQMVRTVWASDGLRGFYRGISPGVTGSLATGATYFGVIESTKTWLENANPNLSGHWSHFIAGAIGDTLGSFVYVPCEVMKQRMQVQGTQKSWASAAAKGSISQTHGTQMYGYYNGMLHAGCSIWREHGLKGLYAGYWSTLARDVPFAGLMVTFYEAMKELTEYGKTKYLPNSDLDVSNSFEGLVLGGLAGGCSAYLTTPLDVIKTRLQVQGSTSRYNGWLDAITKTWTSEGVHGLFKGSVPRIIWYIPASAFTFMAVEFLRDHFNHKVDTDASELATLSIDARSEVEEAA; via the exons ATGCCTGATGCTCCATGGCGCAGAGAACCAGATCACCGCAGTGTCCATGGCGCTCCGTTCAAAACCCTAAACGAGAAATCGAACGCGTCGGCGACCATGGAGGCGTCTCCGTCCTCTCCCCCTGCCCTCGGCGCCACAACCGCAGCCACCGCTGGAGTTGGTGGTCGGAGCTCGAATCCCCTACTGCCGTCTCCTGATCTCACCGACTTCTTCG TATGGAGGGAATTTGTATGGGGAGGAATTGCAGGTGCATTTGGGGAAGGCATGATGCATCCAGTTGACACTCTGAAAACAAGGCTTCAGAGTCAGGCTATAATGACAGGGGCTAAG GCTCAGAAGAATATATTCCAGATGGTTAGGACAGTTTGGGCTTCTGATGGTCTGAGAG GTTTTTACAGAGGAATCAGCCCAGGTGTTACTGGATCACTTGCAACTGGTGCAACATATTTCGGTGTTATTGAATCAACTAAGACATGGTTGGAGAATGCTAATCCTAATCTAAGTGGGCACTGGTCACATTTTATTGCTGGAGCAATTG GTGATACACTTGGATCCTTTGTATATGTGCCTTGTGAAGTCATGAAACAAAGAATGCAAGTCCAAGGCACCCAAAAATCTTGGGCATCAGCTGCAGCTAAAGGAAGTATTTCTCAAACTCATGGGACTCAGATGTATGGGTACTACAACGGAATGCTCCATGCTGGTTGTTCTATCTGGAGAGAGCATGGTTTGAAGGGGCTTTATGCAGG ATACTGGTCTACGCTTGCCAGAGATGTCCCTTTTGCTGGTCTAATG GTCACTTTCTATGAAGCAATGAAAGAATTGACCGAGTATGGGAAAACAAAGTATTTGCCAAACAGTGATTTGGATGTCAGCAACTCCTTTGAAGGGCTTGTTCTAGGAGGATTGGCAGGCG GCTGTAGTGCATACTTGACAACCCCCTTGGATGTGATAAAGACAAGACTGCAAGTACAAGGATCAACATCTAG GTACAATGGGTGGCTGGATGCTATAACAAAGACATGGACTTCCGAGGGGGTGCATGGTTTGTTCAAGGGAAGCGTTCCTAGAATAATCTGGTATATCCCTGCATCTGCATTCACATTCATGGCAGTGGAGTTCCTAAGGGACCATTTCAACCATAAGGTCGACACAGATGCCAGTGAACTAGCCACCCTGTCAATCGATGCGAGATCAGAAGTCGAGGAAGCAGCTTAA
- the LOC120688217 gene encoding protein root UVB sensitive 3-like translates to MYAPHPQGEAAAGWVTVEEWSGSSASVLSRTAVLTASASSLTSRRFGSRWGRIGSRMLGAFVPEGFPGSVTPDYVPFQTWDTLQGLSTYIRAMLSTQALLGAIGVGEQSATVIGATFQWFLRDLTGMLGGILFTFYQGSNLDSNAKMWRLVADFMNDLGMLMDLLSPLFPSSLIVIMCLGSLSRSFTGVASGATRAALTQHFALANNAADISAKEGSQETLATMTGMGLGMLLAHITRGHSLSVWASFLSLTVFHMYANYKAVQSLSLTTLNSERASIQLQYFKECSDVLAPKQVSQQEHILPFWSSWRKLIRIKLPHEHVHLGAKASMLTHTDMLEIAKTRSHYENTNYLLLDKEGSVHIFIHKQATPADVLKSFIHGLVLTNLAQNGKSQHAEARRWMDDKYTTFISKLQVKGYSTERLLSYSIVWRAHWLHGQLDEKLE, encoded by the exons ATGTACGCGCCGCACCCGCagggcgaggccgcggcgggatGGGTGACGGTCGAGGAGTGGAGCGGCTCGTCCGCCTCCGTGCTCTCCCGTACCGCCGTCCtcaccgcctccgcctcctctctcACCTCCCGCAG GTTCGGCAGCCGGTGGGGGCGGATCGGCAGCCGCATGCTGGGCGCCTTCGTGCCCGAG GGGTTTCCTGGGAGCGTGACTCCGGATTATGTCCCGTTCCAGACGTGGGATACGTTGCAG GGGCTCTCCACGTACATCCGTGCAATGTTGTCTACACAA GCTCTTTTAGGTGCAATTGGAGTGGGAGAACAATCTGCTACTGTCATAGGTGCTACTTTCCAG TGGTTTCTGAGGGATTTGACAGGAATGCTTGGAGGGATATTGTTCACCTTTTATCAG GGATCTAATCTTGATAGCAATGCGAAGATGTGGCGCCTAGTTGCAGACTTTATGAACGACCTTG GAATGTTGATGGATCTCTTAAGCCCTTTGTTCCCTTCATCATTGATAGTTATCATGTGCTTAGGCAGCCTATCTAGGTCATTCA CTGGTGTTGCTAGTGGAGCAACTAGAGCGGCACTAACACAGCATTTTGCACTTGCAAATAACGCAGCCGATATTTCTGCAAAG GAAGGCAGTCAGGAGACACTTGCTACAATGACAGGGATGGGATTGGGTATGCTTTTGGCTCACATTACCAGAGGGCATTCTTTGAGTGTATGGGCATCATTCCTTTCTCTCACAGTGTTCCACATGTATG CAAATTACAAGGCAGTGCAGTCACTTTCACTCACTACGCTTAACAGTGAGAGAGCTTCCATCCAGCTTCAGTACTTCAAGGAATGCAGTGATG TTCTTGCACCGAAGCAGGTTTCTCAGCAGGAACATATTCTTCCTTTTTGGTCAAGTTGGAGGAAGTTAATTAGAATTAAACTACCACATGAGCATGTGCATTTAGGTGCTAAAGCCTCGATGCTTACACACACTGACAT GTTGGAGATTGCAAAAACAAGATCCCACTATGAAAACA CCAACTACCTTTTGCTGGACAAGGAAGGCAGTGTTCACATTTTCATCCACAAGCAGGCAACCCCAGCTGATGTTTTGAAGTCCTTCATACATGGCCTCGTGCTAACAAATTTGGCGCAGAATGGCAAATCTCAGCACGCAGAGGCTCGTCGATGGATGGACGACAAATATACCACTTTTATCTCCAAG TTGCAGGTAAAGGGTTACTCAACAGAACGCCTTCTGTCTTATTCGATTGTTTGGAGGGCACACTGGCTTCACGGCCAACTGGATGAAAAGCTCGAGTAG